From the Lathyrus oleraceus cultivar Zhongwan6 chromosome 3, CAAS_Psat_ZW6_1.0, whole genome shotgun sequence genome, the window GTGTTGTAGAATACATATTGATTGAGTTAAATGAACAGAAATTGTTAATCTCATATTCATTAATATAAATAAGTAGTTAATATTTATAAAATCAAtaatttttaaaaacaaataaataaacTATTAATGATATCTTTTAGAGTAACCTAAATTTGGAAAATTAAATTCTGCATGTCACTGTCAATTTATAAGTATacattttttttcaaataaaatatatatatatatttgtatttatgtttaatatatattaataaaattaaaatataaatttatttaatatatttgtaaaaaaaagttaaaaattaaaattaacTATATACAAAATAAAAACTAAATTTACTACCGCGGTTTCAATCTAGTTTGTTTTAAATTGTATCCACCATGTACGTCACTATTAAATGTCATAATCACTATAATAATCTAACCAAATATATAGTACTACTTTGTATCCTCCTCCCTCCTCAATATTATCAACCACATAAAATCTACCTTCTTCTCTTagttgttttgttgaaaaaaAACACTATGTGTGGATCCTTAAAAACATATTTAAGGATCATCCTTTAATGATGTTTGTTTCATTTTCAATATAAACAAAATTTGTCGGTTGTGTAGTTTACAAAGTCTTTCTCAAACACAAAAACCATTGCTTTAGCCAAACCACTACTCTCATCTTCCATTGGTGGATCTTGTTTTCCTCTAAAAGAACCATTTCTTAGTCTACATATTTTCCTTCTTTTCTTCAAACCAATCAACCAAAATGCTTTACTTTCTTATATCTTTTGTCTCCTTTGTTATGATCCTTTCAAAGTCCTTTACAAATTATAAACCACTTTCATCAAATGCGACAAAACTTGCTTCAAATTTGTTTTGTGGAAAGCTTTTTAGTTTTCTAGCTTCTAGGATCAAGACAAGGACTAGTTTTCTAGCTTTTAGTTTTTTTCAATTTTCTCTTTTCATTCAATCACCAAACAAGAGTTTAGTACTATCTAAATTTGAAGAGGATCAAAGGAAAGTTTCTCTCTTGGATTTGCATGATTTGCCATTAGATTGCATCCTTGAAAAGCTTTCACCAAATGAACTATGCAATATGGCAAAAGTGTGTAAATCTCTTAGAAAAAGTTGTAGAAGTGATTATTTATGGGAGAAGCATATGAAGATGAAATGGGGTAAAGTGTTTGGTGATGCTGCTTATAGAGAATGGAAATGTTTTGTAGCTTCAAGAAACGTTAAGAGTTCAAATCAATGCAAGAATCAGAAAAAAATACTTCATGATTTTCTTCCATTCTTTTGGATTAAATCAAAAGCAGAAAAAGATATGAAGTTAAAGCTTGATGATTCTATTGCTTCTCTTTATCTTTCTCTTGAGAATGGAAATTTTTGGTTCCCTGCTCAAGTTTATAACCGTGAGGTAATAATTGGTTGCATGAAGATACATTTTTTTTTACTAGTGATTCTGATTTATAAGATTTTGTTGTGTAATTGTTTGACACTTTAATTACTTTTTTCAGAATGGTCATGCTGGGTTTATGATGTCATGCTATGATGCTCAACTTTGCTATGACTCTAGAACTAATACTTTTCAAGCAAGGTATGTGAAAAAGTTGACTCATTCAATTGTTAGTTGAGTTTAGGTGCAAAAGTTTTGAGAAATACGAAAAATAAGAATCGGTTTAATTATAGTTCAACTAGACTACTGTATAAACGGAATCAAACCAACCAATGAATTGACGATTTCTGGTTCAACCTGTTGAACTTGGTGGCTAAGTTCGGTTCTTAAAATATTGGTTATAATAAAATTTTGAGATCTTTAACCTTTTATAGGATCTCTTATTTTTCACAATTTTCTTAAGGTTGATAAATTCTTGAGATGAAATTCATGTTTTTTTTGTTAAAGGTATTCACCTCATGGTAGATGGACAATTGAAGAAAACATAAAATGGGAGAGGCTAAGAGTGCCACCTATTGACTCTTGTTCACATGTTCTTCATATCTCTGATTGCTTAGATGATTTAAGACCTGGTGATCATGTTGAAATCCAATGGAGAAGAAACAAGGAGTTTCCTTATGGTATGTCTCATCCTTCTCATTTTTTCAACTAAGTCATTCTTTATGGTAGAAATCGGGTATACTCTGCGGCAACTGCAGAGACTAATTATTCGAATCGGGGAGGACTATAGTAGACGGTGAAACTATCCTTCAAAGAATTTAACACTGCTACATGCACAAAGTTGGATTCGAACTAAGTCATTATTTGAATAAACAGTTTAATTAAGTACTTATAACATAAGCACTTATTTTGCATGAGTTATGTTTGATTATCATCATCATGCagtaattttttttttaaatgtatTGTTGTAGGTTGGTGGTATAGTGTGATTGGTCATTTGGAAACATGTCAAGGACAAAGAAACCATTGTCAATGTGACAATAAAGGTAAGAATATCCACTAGCACACATTTTAATTCTTGTGCTTTTGATTTTTCACTTTATTGTATCTTTGTAGCACTAAATTAAGAGTGTTAATTAACAGATACAGTGATTTTGGAGTTCAGACAGTATGCAACTAGTTCAAGATGGAGACAAACAATGATAAACAGAAAGAATCATAGAGAAGAAGGAAATGAGATTGAAGGTTTTTATGGAGGAATCAGAAAGTTACATAGCAAGGAGGAAATTACAAAGTGGAAGAAACTTTGGCCAACAAAAAATGTGGAATAGCATGATTAGTAATAGCTTTAGAACTTTGTAATTCTACTAATCCAAATTCCTAAAATGTGAATGTGAAGGATTGGTTTTTTCTCAAAGAATGGTAAATGGTGAGGGAAAATGGTTTGGGACTGGAAATTGGCCCTTGAGTTCACTATTGTGTTTATAAAGATGTCATCACATTTTAACCAACAAGAGAGGAACTTGAACAAAAAGTTTCACAAAGGTGGTTCAAAGTATTTAGAGGGAGTTTTTAAAAAAGAAATTGGAATCCATCCTTGAGATCGACTGGTCCAAAGAGACTTATGACCTATTAATGGGGGCTCATTTAATAAATTGGTCTAACACAAATATTGATAGCATTTAGTGAGATTCGAACATGAAACTTTGAGAGAAACTATATTCTCAAATCTCAAGCATTCACCAATACACCAACCATCGGAGGTTCAATATGAGAGTTAATTTATAATTGTCTATAACTCATGAAAAAAATCTTCATTATTCAGGGAATTTCATTTTCCATTCAAAAGTCTATCTAAAATATAGATTACATGTTCACACACACAAAATATAACAATGTCGATTTTCTCTCTACTTATAATATAcacaaatattattttttttCCAAGTTGCTTAGTATCctttactttatttttatttattttattttttaattcaagtgGTGCTCGAAATATATGTCGTTAATGAATAATCCAAATGTTAACAAAAGTTGAGTCAATCAAATCTATCAACTAAGAATTCAATAGGATATAACTCAAATTATAGATTGATATGTGGAGTTCATTTGTTGGAAGTAAAATAGTTTACTCTCCACAAATTGACATATCAAGTGAGACATAGTTTGAGATATTTTGTGTCAAAGTTTCTATAAATTATGATATAAAATTTTGTAATAGCggtaagaacaagatttggttcaACATATAaccttatgttttgatgataacaattCATAGACTCTTAGAGAACAATTTTATACCCTAATCAATTTGTTTAGTGTACAGATACTAGATACAAGTTTTGACTCTGAATGAATGACATGTGATGTCATCAGATTCTGAACCTAGTGTAATCTGACTCTGAGATACGTGATTTACAAGATTATCAAGCTCTGGATTCTGCACCAACGCGTCTGACATATGCTTATCCAAAGATTTGCTACTCTAATGCTTCTGACACTGATAAGCTCTGAAGCCTTGTGCTCTCAACAACTCTGAACTCTGTCACCAGACTCTAAAGACCAGGTTCTGATGAACTGgatcaagactctgaagaccaagtTTCTAAAGATtctctcaaccagattcttaCTCTTCTCTTATGCATGCTGCACCACCTAACTATTAGAAGTCTCTGAGtattgaagataagatcaaaaggttttacGTGAGAAAAATAGTGCACAGTACAAGATCTAATATTCCTTACGCTACACTAATTTTGTGGGCTAGGATTGTACTATTGAACCATTTTGTCTCCCATTTTCACAAGTTATTATGCAAGGATACAACTACATTTTGGCATTCCAACTCTACCCTCCAACAGATCTTTTCAGTGCATATATAAAGAAGACTTGAAAGAATGAAAAAGTGTTACACATTCTAAGAGATTATCATATACGTGAACAGTGCACTTTGTGAAATATTTGAGGGAAAAGAGAACACACACTAGAACTTTTGTACTCTTCATAGAATATATTTTGTGTGATAAActtgttattcatttgtgtattttgatttcTTAGAACTATTTTGTAAACACATTTTGTATCTCAATATGTTTGATTGTATTTTTCGTGAGTGACTAGGGTTTAGTCAGCATACTTAAGAAGACATTGAAAGTTGATCTTTGTGTTGTAATCAAGTTTGGTTATAATGGATAAAGTCCTTGTTGATAAGGAGAAATCACCTTAGCGGGTGGACTAGACGTAACTTAGTTAAtagcgaaccaggataaaaataattgtttcattatttttgttctttgttttctGCTTGTTGTGTTGGATAGCAAAATAGttcatttttagaaacccaattcaaacccctaTTTCTTGTGTTTCTCGTCACTTTCAATTGGCATAAGAGCTCTGCTTCTGGTATTGATTGTGTATCAAACACTTCACTATGTCAGATAAAGATCCAGTTATAAAACACAATGGTTGttatctgtaagaccccaattttgaccgtaagatccctcatggcatcataacattgcatttgcattgcctcaaggatctttagcatcttggttccctttgcctttgggtgggactccttgtgattggtttgagatcaccaagcatgcttgaattatacatcattgtttctcttacttttgtttactaaccaaaagcacaaaaatgtgtcactaacatcttttgtttgaagcttgagtatcatccaagacactttgtgggttctatttagatgatcagtcaacacaagggaatggcttgagatacttccaacaagttcaaatggggtatattcgtcagtcaaaacgttaatcttgaaggagcaaaagtttgttcatgagctgtcatgctcgctaggcgagcagaatgggtcgcctagcgggtctcaagaaaagccaccagaatcacctacgctcagaggaatttcttgaactgtcatgctcgctaggcgaagcccacgtgtttaaaaaaaatgaaaaaaaaacaaaaaaataaataaataaataaataaaatataacagaaaatttttggacttgggcctctctcatttgagcccacaggtccataaaaatcccgttataaattcagagtttcagtgaaacaaaaaggattctattcctattaccctggcagggaaaaagatagtgagagaagagctaacagagttcagagcaacctccagagactgaagggaactcatcagcaaagaaccaattccctctcatataaaccctaagagtgctttgcaaacccaaccgggcaattcaatttcattcgatctctccagtcaggtttgccttattcccattactttatgcttttaatttgaatgctctgaatgtatgaggtattatgggtgaatttgatacccttttgatgcatgtgtttgacaagaggtttaggcctcctacccttggttgctttttgtgagctttttgtgaattttaatggcatgattcatgtggttacattttgatttgggggcaactcttgattaccctatcttgtttctctaacctgtttgttgagttttgttttgtgagggctcatatgactcttgcagagatggcttgcctggtgttccactttatttgtgggataccacctggaggttcattccgattacctgtactgactcactttcttttatggtgctagcttgagagatctctgggtttcttatttcttaattcttgttgcttcggatctttatccgcgtgttactttatttttcccgcattttaccacttttcttaggtttcgtatagcctctcgtggcatgtcatttaaggtagtgcggttccttcatctaggactgcctttttgcatgagcatccctaaacaccccaaactcattgatttttttctcctaagaacacgttatctccttctactaccggcgagtaagtctccaaaggtcgagcatccggtagattgcgtagtaacgtcgttcaccccaaaacacaacccttaccccataggtggtggaactacgttttgctctgattttcatcccagatgagatacgtaggcataagacgcgatgtcttagcgagcacactcctctttaacccctaggtagccgagctacaaagactctgattctcagattcagatgagatacgtatgcagtggatgcgacatccatgcgagtcattttcttttgacccttcttttagtaagtagtacattagataaacatacacgcttttctcatcccttcaatcatgtttgcacaaataatttttcaaaaaaaaaaacaacaacctttgcaacaaatgtgaaaatggctccctaggagtacctaggatgctttgggtgcctaataccttctcattgcataaccaacccccttacccagatctctgacatttttactagtttttgattcgataaaacttttaggtttttgttcgctttctaaccattcctttggataaatagaagtgaggtggcaactcgacttgtatgatttaccttggatttagtcaatatctctaa encodes:
- the LOC127126443 gene encoding F-box protein At2g26850; amino-acid sequence: MLYFLISFVSFVMILSKSFTNYKPLSSNATKLASNLFCGKLFSFLASRIKTRTSFLAFSFFQFSLFIQSPNKSLVLSKFEEDQRKVSLLDLHDLPLDCILEKLSPNELCNMAKVCKSLRKSCRSDYLWEKHMKMKWGKVFGDAAYREWKCFVASRNVKSSNQCKNQKKILHDFLPFFWIKSKAEKDMKLKLDDSIASLYLSLENGNFWFPAQVYNRENGHAGFMMSCYDAQLCYDSRTNTFQARYSPHGRWTIEENIKWERLRVPPIDSCSHVLHISDCLDDLRPGDHVEIQWRRNKEFPYGWWYSVIGHLETCQGQRNHCQCDNKDTVILEFRQYATSSRWRQTMINRKNHREEGNEIEGFYGGIRKLHSKEEITKWKKLWPTKNVE